Proteins encoded in a region of the Mucispirillum schaedleri ASF457 genome:
- a CDS encoding rhodanese-like domain-containing protein, translating to MGFFDIFKVKDINGELEKAKTIEGSVILDVRTVSEYKGGHIPKSINIPVDEISKVSVKYQDKATPFFVYCLSGARSAGAVRIMNQMGYENVVDMGGISRYYGEIEH from the coding sequence ATGGGGTTTTTTGATATTTTTAAAGTTAAAGATATTAATGGAGAGCTTGAAAAAGCAAAAACTATTGAAGGAAGTGTTATATTGGATGTCCGCACTGTTTCAGAATATAAAGGCGGTCATATCCCTAAAAGCATTAATATTCCAGTTGATGAAATAAGTAAAGTCTCTGTCAAATATCAAGATAAAGCAACGCCGTTTTTTGTTTACTGTTTGAGTGGTGCAAGAAGTGCTGGTGCTGTTAGGATAATGAATCAAATGGGCTATGAGAATGTTGTAGATATGGGCGGCATATCACGCTATTATGGAGAGATTGAACACTAA
- a CDS encoding flagellar protein FlaG — translation MINIISGQTAVTSTPNNAPQKKDKASLTAQNNAAINTSAESTVSNDNSMQEDTAIFHAQTADKTSGNNPDNVDYQKEALSKLVEDLRKEYVERNHYIDENTQISVLQIVNTETDHVIGQYPSDLYLNLLTKVRQSQKQLVNETI, via the coding sequence ATGATAAACATTATAAGCGGACAAACCGCAGTAACATCTACGCCTAATAATGCTCCGCAAAAAAAAGATAAAGCAAGTCTGACAGCACAAAATAATGCTGCTATTAATACAAGTGCAGAAAGCACAGTATCAAATGACAATAGTATGCAGGAAGATACAGCCATCTTTCATGCTCAAACTGCTGATAAGACAAGTGGGAATAACCCAGATAATGTTGATTATCAAAAAGAAGCATTATCAAAACTGGTAGAAGATTTAAGAAAAGAGTATGTTGAAAGAAATCATTATATTGATGAAAATACTCAAATATCAGTTTTGCAGATAGTCAATACAGAAACGGACCATGTTATTGGGCAGTATCCTTCAGACCTTTATTTAAATTTATTAACTAAGGTCAGGCAATCTCAAAAACAATTAGTAAACGAAACAATTTAA
- the fliI gene encoding flagellar protein export ATPase FliI, whose protein sequence is MRNLQLLKAVKPKTKIILTGRVTKIAGLVVEADGPLISIGSRCTIRTVTGTDIYAEIIGFRDDRVVLMPYGENEGIAPGSIVSEVSDGNKVFVGESLLGRVLDGFGNPMDGKGPLIDVHPVPISAAPPPPLLRRVIKTPISTGVKAIDGLLTSGSGQRVGIFAGSGVGKSVLLGMIARNTSAQVNVIALIGERGREVREFIERDLGEEGLKRSVVVVATSDQSALVRRLGAFVSTAIAEYFRDKGKEVMLMMDSVTRFAMAQREIGLTVGEPPTSKGYTPSVFGLLPKLLERAGTTEGEGSITGLYTVLSEGDDMNDPIADTVRSIIDGHIVLDRSLGAKNHFPAINVMVSASRLMTEVASHEHIAMAGKIRDLIATYREAEDLINIGAYSKGSNPKIDEAIAKNNAVNSFLKQGKNEKFTMEETLGIMQSISGKV, encoded by the coding sequence ATGCGCAACTTACAGCTGCTAAAAGCAGTCAAACCTAAAACTAAAATAATACTTACAGGCAGAGTTACTAAAATCGCGGGGCTTGTAGTAGAAGCTGATGGACCATTAATAAGTATTGGCAGCCGCTGCACTATTAGAACTGTTACAGGCACAGATATATATGCTGAAATCATAGGCTTTCGTGATGACAGAGTTGTGCTTATGCCTTATGGTGAAAATGAGGGTATTGCACCCGGAAGTATTGTAAGTGAAGTAAGCGACGGCAATAAAGTATTTGTAGGTGAAAGCCTTTTAGGCAGAGTTCTTGACGGATTTGGAAACCCTATGGATGGAAAAGGTCCCTTAATAGATGTGCATCCTGTTCCTATTAGTGCTGCACCGCCGCCGCCATTATTAAGGCGTGTTATTAAAACACCAATATCTACGGGGGTAAAAGCAATAGATGGTCTTTTAACATCAGGCAGCGGTCAGCGTGTTGGTATATTTGCAGGTTCTGGTGTTGGTAAAAGTGTGCTTTTAGGTATGATAGCAAGAAATACAAGTGCACAGGTAAATGTTATTGCATTAATTGGTGAACGGGGCAGAGAAGTAAGAGAGTTTATAGAGAGAGATTTAGGGGAAGAGGGTTTAAAACGAAGTGTTGTAGTTGTTGCAACCAGTGACCAGTCTGCCTTGGTGAGAAGACTTGGAGCATTTGTATCTACTGCAATAGCAGAATATTTTAGAGATAAAGGCAAAGAAGTTATGCTTATGATGGATAGTGTAACCCGCTTTGCTATGGCTCAAAGGGAGATAGGCTTAACAGTTGGCGAGCCTCCTACATCAAAAGGCTATACACCTTCAGTTTTTGGTCTTTTGCCTAAACTTTTAGAAAGAGCAGGCACAACAGAGGGTGAAGGCTCTATTACAGGGCTTTACACAGTTTTATCAGAGGGTGATGATATGAATGACCCTATTGCAGATACTGTCCGCTCTATTATTGATGGTCATATTGTTTTAGATAGAAGTCTGGGAGCAAAAAATCATTTTCCTGCAATAAATGTAATGGTGAGTGCGTCGCGTCTTATGACAGAAGTTGCTTCCCATGAGCATATTGCAATGGCTGGTAAAATCCGCGATTTAATAGCTACATATAGAGAAGCAGAAGATTTAATTAATATTGGTGCATATTCCAAAGGCTCTAATCCTAAAATTGATGAGGCAATAGCGAAAAATAATGCAGTAAACAGCTTTTTAAAACAGGGTAAAAATGAAAAATTTACTATGGAAGAAACACTTGGCATTATGCAGTCAATATCTGGAAAAGTATAA
- a CDS encoding DUF167 domain-containing protein — protein MKIKVYIQPNSKKSGYAGLYDGLPKIKITAPPVDGAANSEIIKIFSKLLNIPKSDVTISSGHVSRLKILDINTDKSCEEIITILEKF, from the coding sequence ATGAAAATTAAAGTATATATACAGCCAAATTCTAAAAAATCAGGCTATGCAGGGCTTTATGACGGACTGCCAAAAATAAAAATAACAGCACCACCAGTAGATGGTGCAGCAAACAGTGAAATTATTAAAATATTTTCAAAACTTTTAAATATACCAAAATCTGATGTTACAATATCATCAGGTCATGTTTCACGGCTAAAAATATTAGATATAAATACAGATAAAAGCTGTGAAGAAATAATTACCATTTTAGAAAAATTTTAG
- a CDS encoding MotE family protein, which translates to MKKIFILCLIFLSALSAAYADEQNNKVIDTTTILKELREKERNLNIREADLNAKEARLNAMEQDLLSRESDIKKIRDEVSSQLKSLSEQQNKELDNLVKIYSTSKPKSVANIITTMEIDTAVAIFSRMTPNVAGKLLNELGKSNPEYASKMAERLTYQPVFGDDKRKPQ; encoded by the coding sequence ATGAAAAAAATATTTATATTATGCCTGATATTTTTATCTGCTTTAAGTGCAGCTTATGCAGATGAGCAGAATAATAAAGTAATAGATACAACCACAATATTAAAAGAATTAAGAGAGAAAGAAAGAAATCTAAATATCCGCGAAGCAGATTTAAATGCAAAAGAGGCAAGGCTTAATGCTATGGAGCAGGACCTTCTTTCAAGAGAAAGCGATATTAAAAAGATAAGAGATGAAGTTTCATCTCAGCTTAAATCATTAAGCGAGCAGCAGAATAAAGAACTTGATAACCTTGTAAAAATATATTCCACATCAAAACCAAAATCTGTTGCTAATATTATTACTACAATGGAGATTGATACTGCTGTTGCAATTTTCAGCAGAATGACACCAAATGTGGCTGGTAAGCTTTTAAATGAGCTTGGCAAATCAAACCCAGAATATGCTTCTAAAATGGCAGAAAGGCTTACATATCAGCCAGTTTTTGGTGATGATAAAAGAAAACCTCAATAG
- a CDS encoding O-methyltransferase, which produces MNVSFSPTICEDFLKNLGSNADYEILRQAAERMGVPSLEENACTAVTNIVSIKQPAKSIDIGCGIGVSSLAVLKGYPNTNLTAVDGNLERGLFFQNYFRDYKNVSYYQMRGEQFLKTTDEKYDFAFIDTVKREYSGIWQLLRPRLNKNACVIFDDILIYGYVMCQECETPYKYQSNRREVLNFIYEIFEDATLNTQLIPVNGGMLCISLK; this is translated from the coding sequence ATGAATGTGTCATTTTCACCTACAATTTGCGAAGATTTTCTAAAAAATTTAGGCTCTAATGCAGATTATGAAATTTTAAGGCAGGCAGCAGAAAGAATGGGGGTGCCATCATTAGAGGAGAATGCCTGCACAGCTGTTACTAATATAGTTTCTATAAAACAGCCTGCAAAAAGTATAGATATTGGCTGCGGTATAGGGGTATCAAGCCTTGCAGTATTAAAAGGGTATCCAAATACAAATCTTACTGCAGTTGACGGCAATTTAGAAAGAGGGCTTTTTTTTCAAAACTATTTTAGAGATTATAAAAATGTATCATACTATCAAATGCGTGGAGAGCAGTTTTTAAAAACAACTGATGAAAAATATGACTTTGCATTTATTGATACAGTAAAAAGAGAATATTCTGGTATTTGGCAGCTTTTAAGACCAAGGCTTAATAAAAATGCCTGTGTTATTTTTGATGATATATTAATATACGGCTATGTAATGTGTCAGGAATGCGAAACGCCGTATAAATATCAGTCAAACAGGCGGGAAGTATTAAACTTTATATATGAAATATTTGAAGATGCCACACTTAACACTCAACTCATACCTGTAAATGGCGGTATGCTTTGTATATCTTTAAAATAA